A part of Myxococcus landrumus genomic DNA contains:
- a CDS encoding aminotransferase class I/II-fold pyridoxal phosphate-dependent enzyme, which yields MPTYPSSPREAFHLLRALSEDLTHPERRARAKVDLRELAELARDQPESAPLRLVTVTVAVGASQERLELFLLPSIFAPESWAYTFLEGLLSVPLDEYAGKRLVEVGAGSGWICIALAKFTRLSQVHGADLNPHSPVVARCNAWLNGDESLVSRLSFGESDLLRGVPAEPGWDFVVGCIPQVLRTEELPEELSQADEQELYDLSNYCTLQNVYEDHFGLGLIARLLDEAPERLSPSGRLLLNLAGRPGRPIIDRMFTRRGFSTRVRVARRVRQAADTDIRPLVALEQRTGREFEFFMEARSPEPLRAATALGWLQAGHAVWHEVAVWEAHLTRPRETLALRQSLRELGIASLQEELDLGAASPEQLGFVAALAKRLASGPLLPYAHEAGDASFRRQLVRYLERYFGLRLGQDELFVAPEREQAVYSLLMATCDVGDEVLVSRNLHPLYARALEKAGVRATVTHTTLEEIRRLLSAFDVKMVLLTVEKGERTNLSVLRDIIAEAGRRGIWVVLDESAFFNITGEVEPLTLFEFLAREPYAPNLVVLYGLVKNAVWPDLELTLLLPVPEPLRADLEVAAEVTYSRISTLAQWFYERTFSDLLSFRISFAEPEPPGPRRSPVSPLPRSSRIRALSGFPAFAPKVFREDDAELVRLDYGENEGPLPQSLVEGLIAAAAAPREDGAQTGLTETVAAYLLETRAARYSPEELVVAPGVWPLIHHFGVALRRRLGRVPRVFVTTPCYGVLPPTFVSAGCQVEQGTLAELLGRRGQGAPDAVVISQPSNPTGVYVAREELVALANYVVEQRCLLVSDEIFGLVNLTSPTAETVHSPVTLEGAVPGVGARTVVLGGLSKEFAAGGLRVGWLASRDRALTAAVREAGPGVLHLVTARAAAYLYAAYVRSPEGQLLYGARHRSLRSFLTKMRRELAEKRELLAQALSADGRSSDSGDAGGLFLAPRMTSWLGRVVDGVRLTPENLPRVVYEHTHVVLNGGPWCSDPERVRAVFSIPQEKLAKACERLKAFGAKVQQGS from the coding sequence ATGCCGACCTATCCGTCGTCACCTCGAGAGGCCTTTCATCTCCTGCGCGCGTTGTCCGAGGATTTGACCCACCCGGAGCGCAGGGCCCGCGCGAAGGTGGATCTGCGCGAACTGGCGGAGCTGGCAAGAGACCAGCCCGAGTCCGCGCCGCTGCGGTTGGTGACGGTGACGGTGGCGGTGGGCGCCTCGCAGGAGCGGCTGGAGCTGTTCCTGTTGCCCTCCATCTTCGCGCCGGAGTCCTGGGCCTACACGTTCCTGGAGGGACTGCTCAGCGTTCCGTTGGATGAATACGCCGGCAAGCGGCTGGTGGAGGTGGGCGCGGGCTCGGGGTGGATTTGCATCGCGCTGGCGAAGTTCACGCGCCTGTCACAGGTCCACGGCGCGGACCTCAATCCGCACTCGCCCGTGGTGGCCCGCTGCAATGCGTGGCTCAACGGGGATGAGAGCCTCGTCTCCCGGCTGTCCTTTGGTGAGAGCGACCTCTTGCGCGGCGTGCCCGCGGAGCCCGGCTGGGACTTCGTGGTGGGGTGCATTCCCCAGGTGCTGCGCACGGAGGAGCTGCCCGAGGAGCTGTCCCAGGCGGATGAGCAGGAGCTCTATGACCTGTCGAACTACTGCACGCTCCAGAACGTCTACGAGGACCACTTCGGTCTAGGGCTCATCGCGCGGCTGCTCGACGAGGCTCCCGAGCGGCTCTCGCCCTCGGGCCGACTGCTCCTCAACCTGGCGGGCCGTCCGGGCCGCCCCATCATCGACCGCATGTTCACCCGTCGCGGCTTCTCCACGCGGGTGCGCGTGGCGCGGCGGGTGCGTCAGGCGGCGGACACGGACATCCGCCCGCTGGTGGCGCTGGAGCAGCGCACGGGGCGCGAGTTCGAGTTCTTCATGGAGGCTCGCAGCCCGGAGCCGTTGCGCGCGGCCACCGCGCTGGGCTGGCTCCAGGCGGGGCACGCGGTGTGGCACGAGGTGGCGGTCTGGGAGGCGCACCTGACGCGCCCGCGCGAGACGCTGGCGCTGCGCCAGTCCTTGCGTGAGCTGGGCATCGCCTCGCTCCAGGAGGAGCTGGACCTGGGCGCCGCGTCGCCCGAGCAGCTGGGCTTCGTCGCCGCGCTCGCGAAGCGGCTGGCCAGTGGCCCCTTGCTGCCGTACGCGCACGAGGCGGGAGATGCGTCCTTCCGACGGCAGCTGGTGCGCTACCTGGAGCGCTACTTCGGCCTGCGGTTGGGACAGGATGAGCTGTTCGTCGCGCCCGAGCGCGAGCAGGCGGTGTACTCGCTGCTGATGGCCACGTGCGACGTGGGCGATGAGGTGCTGGTCTCCCGCAACCTGCATCCGCTCTACGCACGAGCACTGGAGAAGGCGGGCGTGCGCGCCACGGTGACGCACACCACGCTGGAGGAGATTCGCCGGCTGCTGTCCGCGTTCGACGTGAAGATGGTGCTGCTCACGGTGGAGAAGGGCGAGCGCACCAACCTCTCCGTGCTGCGCGACATCATCGCGGAGGCGGGGCGGCGGGGCATCTGGGTGGTGCTGGACGAGAGCGCCTTCTTCAACATCACCGGCGAGGTGGAGCCACTCACGTTGTTCGAGTTCCTGGCGCGCGAGCCCTATGCGCCCAACCTCGTCGTGCTCTACGGCCTGGTGAAGAACGCGGTGTGGCCGGACCTGGAGCTGACGCTGCTCTTGCCCGTGCCGGAGCCGCTGCGCGCGGACCTGGAGGTCGCCGCGGAGGTGACGTACTCGCGCATCAGCACGCTGGCGCAGTGGTTCTACGAGCGCACGTTCTCGGACCTCCTGTCCTTCCGCATCTCCTTCGCGGAGCCGGAGCCTCCGGGGCCTCGGCGCTCGCCGGTATCGCCGCTGCCTCGCTCGTCTCGCATCCGCGCGCTGTCGGGCTTCCCCGCCTTCGCGCCCAAGGTGTTCCGCGAGGACGACGCGGAGCTGGTGCGGCTGGACTACGGCGAGAATGAAGGGCCGCTGCCGCAGTCGCTGGTGGAGGGGCTCATCGCCGCCGCCGCCGCGCCGCGCGAGGACGGAGCGCAGACGGGCCTGACCGAGACGGTGGCCGCCTATCTCCTGGAGACACGCGCCGCGCGGTACTCGCCGGAGGAGCTGGTGGTGGCGCCGGGCGTCTGGCCGCTCATCCACCACTTCGGCGTGGCGTTGCGCCGGCGGCTGGGCCGCGTGCCTCGCGTCTTCGTGACGACGCCTTGCTACGGCGTGCTGCCGCCGACCTTCGTCTCCGCGGGATGTCAGGTGGAGCAGGGGACGCTGGCGGAGCTGCTGGGGCGGCGAGGGCAGGGCGCGCCGGACGCGGTCGTCATCTCCCAGCCGTCGAATCCCACGGGCGTCTACGTGGCTCGCGAGGAGCTGGTGGCGCTGGCCAACTACGTCGTGGAGCAGCGGTGCCTGCTGGTGTCCGATGAAATCTTCGGACTGGTGAACCTCACCAGCCCCACGGCGGAGACGGTGCACAGCCCGGTGACGCTGGAGGGCGCGGTGCCGGGCGTGGGGGCCCGCACCGTGGTGCTGGGCGGACTGTCGAAGGAGTTCGCCGCGGGGGGCCTGCGCGTGGGCTGGTTGGCGTCGCGGGACAGGGCGCTGACGGCGGCGGTGCGAGAGGCCGGGCCCGGGGTGCTGCATCTGGTCACCGCGCGCGCGGCGGCGTACCTGTACGCGGCCTATGTGCGCAGCCCGGAGGGGCAGTTGCTGTACGGGGCGAGGCATCGCTCCCTGCGTTCCTTCCTGACGAAGATGCGCCGGGAGCTGGCGGAGAAGCGGGAGCTGCTGGCGCAGGCCTTGTCCGCGGATGGGCGCTCCTCGGACTCTGGCGATGCGGGAGGACTCTTCCTCGCGCCCCGCATGACGTCCTGGCTGGGTCGCGTGGTGGACGGGGTGCGGCTCACGCCGGAGAACCTGCCTCGCGTCGTGTACGAGCACACGCACGTGGTACTCAACGGCGGGCCGTGGTGTTCGGACCCCGAGCGGGTGCGCGCCGTCTTCTCCATTCCCCAGGAGAAGCTGGCGAAGGCGTGCGAGCGACTGAAGGCGTTCGGCGCGAAGGTCCAGCAGGGCTCTTGA
- a CDS encoding class I SAM-dependent methyltransferase — translation MPNLLDLPRQALMDLRSRLSHLPLVSQLPLRNVVPDSLSLSSPMPQDTALADPARVLAWQKACERYVKPGQVVMDVCSGTGLRTFLAASRHPRHLYAVDGSRLLDTTRWVARRNGLEDIDFVRAQPWNFQTPEKVDVLLHELLGEALFDAGLVPRMLDLRSRLLKPGGRILPNRFEVFVEPVQLRDEACIPFIWSQRFPSVDYSCLQTLREAMNPSYFTRVVRSYEVDHLLCEPEPVFAFDLETMTAEGLPHRVRFERPVTEEGRVDGFCLFYKVAFDAELSFTVSPLRGQNHAGMTLLRVDSREFGRYETLAFELEMANPADVRTWRWNFF, via the coding sequence ATGCCCAATCTGCTCGACCTGCCGCGGCAGGCATTGATGGACCTGCGTTCTCGTTTGAGCCACCTCCCCCTGGTCTCGCAGCTTCCCTTGCGCAATGTGGTGCCGGACAGTCTGTCATTGTCGAGTCCCATGCCCCAGGACACCGCGCTGGCGGACCCGGCGCGGGTGCTCGCGTGGCAGAAGGCCTGTGAGCGTTATGTGAAGCCCGGGCAGGTGGTGATGGATGTGTGCTCGGGGACGGGGCTGCGCACCTTCCTGGCCGCCTCCCGCCACCCGAGGCACCTGTACGCGGTGGATGGCTCCCGCCTCCTCGATACGACGCGCTGGGTCGCACGACGCAATGGGTTGGAAGACATTGACTTCGTGCGCGCGCAGCCCTGGAACTTCCAGACGCCGGAGAAGGTGGATGTGCTGCTGCACGAGTTGCTGGGGGAGGCGCTCTTCGACGCGGGGCTGGTGCCTCGGATGTTGGATTTGCGCTCGCGGCTGCTCAAGCCCGGAGGCCGCATCCTGCCCAACCGCTTCGAGGTCTTCGTGGAGCCCGTGCAGCTTCGCGACGAGGCGTGCATCCCCTTCATCTGGAGCCAGCGCTTCCCCAGCGTGGACTACAGCTGCCTGCAGACGCTGCGCGAGGCGATGAACCCGTCGTACTTCACCCGCGTGGTGCGCTCGTACGAGGTGGACCACCTGCTGTGCGAGCCGGAGCCCGTCTTCGCCTTCGACTTGGAGACGATGACGGCGGAGGGCCTGCCGCACCGCGTCCGCTTCGAGCGGCCGGTGACGGAGGAGGGGCGCGTGGACGGCTTCTGCCTCTTCTACAAGGTGGCCTTCGACGCGGAGCTGTCCTTCACGGTGTCGCCGCTGCGAGGGCAGAACCACGCGGGCATGACGCTCCTGCGCGTGGACTCACGGGAGTTCGGGCGCTACGAGACGCTGGCCTTCGAATTGGAGATGGCGAATCCAGCCGATGTGCGCACCTGGCGCTGGAACTTCTTCTGA
- a CDS encoding ABC transporter ATP-binding protein, with translation MSEPAPRAVIELVGVHKSFGAQQVLRGVDLVVREGSTCVLLGVSGSGKTVLMKHVDGLLTPDQGQVLVEGEDLSRLDAAGLARVRRKLGILFQGGALFDSLSVEDNVAFPLRERLGLPEREVLSRVRRVLAWVGLEEAASLLPAALSGGMLKRAAFARAIVMEPRILLYDDPTAGLDPLKTQSVVEVILTGKQQLNATSLVITPDVATAFQVGDSLALLHEGRIVEHSAPSAFRESQHPAVRAFLHDWLTRRARHAGHPASPAPAAH, from the coding sequence ATGAGCGAGCCCGCGCCGCGCGCGGTCATCGAGCTGGTGGGCGTGCACAAGTCGTTCGGCGCGCAGCAGGTGCTCCGGGGCGTGGACCTGGTGGTGCGTGAAGGCTCCACCTGCGTGCTGCTGGGCGTGTCCGGCTCCGGCAAGACGGTGCTGATGAAGCACGTGGACGGGCTGCTGACGCCGGACCAGGGACAGGTGCTCGTGGAGGGCGAGGACCTCTCGCGCCTGGACGCGGCGGGGCTGGCGCGCGTGCGTCGCAAGCTGGGCATCCTGTTCCAGGGCGGGGCCCTGTTCGACTCGCTCAGCGTCGAGGACAACGTGGCCTTCCCGCTGCGAGAGCGGCTGGGGCTCCCCGAGCGCGAGGTGCTCTCGCGCGTGCGGCGCGTGCTGGCCTGGGTGGGCTTGGAGGAGGCCGCGTCGCTGCTTCCCGCCGCGCTGTCCGGAGGCATGCTCAAGCGCGCGGCGTTCGCTCGTGCCATCGTCATGGAGCCGCGCATCCTCCTCTACGACGACCCCACGGCGGGGTTGGACCCGCTCAAGACGCAGTCCGTCGTGGAGGTCATCCTCACGGGCAAACAACAGTTGAATGCCACATCTCTCGTCATCACTCCGGATGTGGCCACCGCGTTCCAGGTCGGAGACTCCCTGGCCCTGCTGCACGAGGGCCGCATCGTCGAACACTCCGCTCCGTCCGCGTTCCGCGAGTCCCAGCACCCCGCCGTGCGTGCCTTTCTTCATGATTGGCTGACGCGCCGCGCCCGCCATGCGGGGCACCCTGCCTCCCCCGCGCCCGCTGCCCATTGA